One part of the Anopheles merus strain MAF chromosome 3L, AmerM5.1, whole genome shotgun sequence genome encodes these proteins:
- the LOC121598284 gene encoding 60S ribosomal protein L27a, which produces MVSLKVRRKTRKLRGHVSHGHGRIGKHRKHPGGRGNAGGMHHHRINFDKYHPGYFGKVGMRNFHLNRNHKFCPTINLSHLWSLVPEKVREEAKKNPEKVPVVDLVQFGYFKLLGSGGLPKTCGPIIVKAKFFSRLAEERIKAAGGACVLRA; this is translated from the exons ATGGTC AGCCTTAAGGTACGCAGGAAGACCAGGAAGCTGCGTGGTCACGTCAGCCACGGCCACGGTCGTATTG GCAAGCACCGTAAGCATCCTGGTGGTCGCGGTAACGCTGGTGGTATGCACCATCACCGTATCAACTTCGACAAATACCATCCGGGTTACTTCGGCAAGGTCGGTATGCGAAACTTCCACCTGAACCGCAACCACAAGTTCTGCCCGACCATTAACCTCTCACACCTGTGGAGCCTGGTGCCGGAGAAGGTGCGCGAGGAGGCGAAGAAGAACCCCGAGAAGGTGCCGGTGGTCGATCTGGTCCAGTTC GGTTACTTCAAGCTGCTCGGATCCGGTGGACTCCCGAAGACTTGCGGCCCGATCATCGTGAAGGCGAAATTCTTCTCCCGCCTGGCCGAGGAGCGCATCAAGGCCGCCGGTGGTGCTTGCGTGCTGCGAGCTTAA